The following are from one region of the Dreissena polymorpha isolate Duluth1 chromosome 2, UMN_Dpol_1.0, whole genome shotgun sequence genome:
- the LOC127865975 gene encoding uncharacterized protein LOC127865975, which yields MALEKLSGKVVKKGKDVDLSEFDVVGLYFSAHWCPPCRGFTPELAKFYETPGERAPGTKFEIVFISSDRDQGSFDEYYGEMPWAALKFDERDTKTELAGMFQVRGIPTLVILDGKTGETLDAQARNTVMEMIDAKDFNKDKWGK from the exons ATGGCTCTTGAAAAACTAAGCGGCAAAGTAGTTAAGAAGGGGAAAGATGTAGACTTGTCAGAGTTTGACGTAGTGG GCCTGTATTTCTCGGCCCACTGGTGCCCGCCCTGTCGCGGCTTCACACCTGAACTGGCCAAGTTCTACGAGACACCTGGCGAGAGAGCTCCGGGCACGAAGTTTGAGATTGTATTCATCAGCTCCGACAGGGACCAAGGCTCCTTCGATGAGTATTACGGAGAGATGCCCTGGGCTGCATTGAAGTTTGACGAACGAGACACTAAG ACGGAGTTGGCGGGAATGTTTCAAGTGCGGGGAATCCCCACGCTGGTCATACTGGACGGCAAGACGGGCGAGACGCTGGACGCGCAGGCCAGGAACACCGTCATGGAGATGATAGACGCTAAAGACTTCAATAAAGACAAATGGGGGAAATAA